The genomic stretch cacataagataaaaataaacatataaaaatatctttttaagggcagggtctcactgttcagccctggctagcctggaactcacagaggtctgcctctcaacaagtgttgtgattaaaggcatgtggcaccctTCACacctaagaaaaagaaattttaagccAGGCGgcggtggtgcatacctttaatcccagcacttgggaagcagaggcaggtggatctctgtgagttcgagtccaggaatgccaggactgttacacagagaaccctgtcttgaaaaaccttaaaagaaaaaaaaagaaagaaagaaaaagaaattttaaactaAGCTTTGAGTAGTCAGCGGCTCAGTCTTTAATTTTAACTTGCAGGGAGGGGAGCCGGTGGTTTCTTGCATACACTTAGTGAATCACAGATCATCAGCTCGGCAAGAGATCCAGCCTCAAACACAGAAGACATGTTTGGATTTGGTAGCTCAGGCCTCTAATCCTAACaatcagagacagaggcaggcagatttccagGACCTCTATGTACCAAAGTGCTCTGTGCgactatgcctggcttcttccttttctcctcctattattattttattttattattattattattattattattattattattattattattagcgaAATAGTCTAAATGTTTTGCTATCTTTCTTTGAGAACCGTGGTAGTCatattaaaaaacatgtttttagtgGGGCGGTAGTgtcgcctgcctttaatcccagtacttgggaggcagagacaagtgcgatctctgtgagttcgaggccagcctggtctacagagcaagttccaggccagctagagctgtgtcacacagagaaaccctctctcgaaaaaccaaaagacaaacaaacaaaaaaagaaagaaaaatctgtttgtctggactccctttgtagactagactgcccttgaattcacagaatccaccttcctctacctcccgagtcgctgggattacaggtgtgtgcctcctcTCCTGGCTCCCCAGAATGAACCTTAACtttaaacctatttttttttcttttttgagacagggtttctctgtgtagccttggctgtcctggactcactttgtagaccaggatggcctcgaactcaccatgatctgccgcctgactctgcctctggagtgctgggattaaaggcgtgccccaccacgcccggctattttaaCCCTATCTTAATCCTATTTTAATTCTTTCCCTTTGGGGAACACAGACAGAttaaaacaagtgtgtgtgtgtgtgtgtgtgtgtgtgtgtgtgtgtgagagagagagagacagagagagagagagagagagagagagagagagacagagagagacagagagagagagacagagagagacagagagacagagacagagacagagacagtatcTCTATATTGTCCTGGAGTTTCCTACGTAGACCTACGAGGACTGTCTTGCACTCAcggagattctcctgcctctgcctccgggcaccaccaccacattctttctgcctttttttttttttttttttttttttaagatagggtctcatcaAGTAATCTTGGTTGGATTCTGGAAGTCAGTATTTAGTTAGATAGGGCTGGgcccaaagtcacagagatccacctgccacggTCTTGGAGTTTTCTGCCACGCCAGGCTCTAAaatttggagaaaaacaaaatcctacGGAAGTGGGTGGAGACTGAAACATCCAATCAAGTGGCGGTTTGTTTTGGGGTCTGCGTAAAAGAAAGCTTCGGGCGCCTTGAGGGAGCTAGCTGCGGCGTTccccgtgagtttgaggccagccaggcagcTGAGGACCCGAAGACGACGACGGAGTCACTTCTTGGCCCTGCTGCGGTTAGGAgacatccatctgtctctgtgtctggtAAGTCGCTTTGTTCGATAACTCACCCCGTCAAGACCCTCGTGGTAGCAGGCGCTGACTTAGCCTCCTCCCCGAAGCTTAGGCCGGATCACTGAGACCttagtaaaaacaacaaaatacagtaATCCCACTCggagccggccatggtggcgcacacctttaatcccagcacccgggaggcagaggcaggtggatcgctgtgagttcgaggccagcctggtctacaaagcgagtccagggtagccaaggctacacagagaaacccagtctcaaaaaaaaaaaaaaaaaaaaaaaagacaaatcattCCATGTTACTCTACATTGGGCACTGGAGACTTGCCTATCAGGTGCGCTGACAGGAGAGGGTTGCCTCTTCCTCACTCTCAGTTTGTTTTTGAAGCACACAACTGTtacatggcccaggctggccttggaaatCAAAGCAGGACTTGGACCTCAAACACACTTcggagtgctaagattaaatgCTGAGTCATCGAGCCTGAGTGGCTGAGTGGTTTGAACTTGGGACCCTGCAGCCTGCATCTCCCAGCTGCTAGGACGAACAGGTGTGTGCTAGCACACCCTGCTCGTGCGTGGGCTCCACCAACCGAGCGGCTTCCCCAATCAGGCTTGCTTGTCACGATTTTTGTTTCCCCGAGACGAACGTCCATTACCATTTTAAGGTTAAGTTCCTCACGAGATAAGGCCCTCGGTGCGGGTTCCCTTCTAAAAAggatggagggggcggggctgagtCTGTTGACCTTCAAGCCAAGCCTGGGCTCTTCTCAGGGTGTGTGTGAGTAATTCTGCATTGGCTTCTAGGAATCTCAAGGTGCTATGCACGTGGGTCGCACCCTGCATTCAgatcataacagtggcaaaattacagttatggagtagaaatgaaataattatatggcaggggtggggggtggtcaccacaacaggagggactggtcacagcgttaggaaagGTGAGAACCAACTGCGGTGGTGGCCTAGGCCGTTGATCCTAACTCTGAAACCGCCTTGGGATTTGAGATAAGGAAGCTATGTACCTGTGTTTTTGATCCCTCTGACTCTCAGTGccctattttgttttgtctcggtttttttgtttgtttgttttttcaggacagggtttttctgtgtagccttggctgtcttggactggctatgttgaccaggctggccttgaactcacagaaatccgcccgcctctgcctcccgagtgctgggattaaaggcgtgcgtcgcCACACTTGGCTAAAGaaatctcccttttttttttcctgttttttttttcaagacagggtttctctgtgtagccttggctgtcctggactcgctttgtagaccagactggccttgaactcacagggatcctcctgcctctgcctcccaagtgctgggattaaaggcgtgtgatgCCACCACCCGGCTGATTTCTCTTTCTAATAGCCATTGCTACCCCCTGCTGGAATGGCAGCTGTATGCCACCACTTACTGCCATACAGGGTCTTGAATGAGGCACATTTCCTCAGGGAGTTGGAGTTTAGCTTCTAGAATGCACTGGACTCATTTCTCACGGGGAGTAGAATCCACTGACAAAGCTGGAAATGGATGCTAATGAGATACACTGTGGCCATGGATGCTAGAGACCATAGGCCGCCAGCAGGAAGCATGTGGTCAGGGGAGCACTGAGTGGACTGAGCTAAATTGAGGTCTCTGCCACTCTCAGAGCAATGACCCCAAGTTAGCTCCTGTCATGGATgagaggttttttaaaaaaagttatttattattatgtataaagatctctgctgcatgtacacccgcaggccagaacagggcatcagattacattatagatggttgtgagccaccacgtagttgctgggaattgaactcaggacctctggaggaacagacagtgagtgttcttaaccgctgagccatctctccaccccatggATGagagttttaaagatttatttatttatttattatgtatacagtattctgcctgcatgtatacctgcataccagaagagggcaccagatttcattagagatgattatgagccaccatgtagttgctgggaattgaactcgggacctctagaactcttaacctttgagccatctcttcaaccctgaatgtctttttctgtttttgttttgtttgtttgtttggtttctctgtgtagtcttgactgtcctggactcgttttgtagaccaggatagccttgaactcacagctatccacctgcctctgcctcccgagtgctgggattaaaggcgtacaccaccaccgcctgacttgttttggctacttgtatttggcaaccttgaagaaaatgtcttttcctgtcttggtgcaccaccactgtctggccttaatgtctttttttccctctaaatgTTGCCCTAGGAGTCTCCTCTTAGGAGATCCTTCAGGATGAGCCTCCCGTCCCCACCAGCACTCCAGGAGCTGGCCGAGAATAGCCTCCTGAAGGAGCAGGCCTTGGCCATCTCGGCTCTGGATGAGATACCTTCGCTTTTCTTCCCTTCACTGTTCAGAAAGGCCTGCAGAAGGGGCTGCGTTGGGCTCGTGAAGGCCATGATGAAGGCCTGGCCTTTCCCCTGCCTCCCACTGGGGGCCATGATCAGGAGGAAGGCCCCCTACAGGAGAACCTTAGAGATTGTCCTGCATGGGCTTGATGCCCTGCTTTTCCAGAAGGTTCCCCACAGGTGAGTGGTTTGGCCATTGTTGAGGCATCTGGGGAAGGGCTGTGCCGAGCGCATGGGAATCACAGATCAGTGGTAGCTGAAGGACTCCGCCCCCTGCTTCCCAGAGGCACTAGAAGTGGGACTGGGCTGGATTcaaggacgaggaggaggaggagaagaagagggtgaGAACAAGGAAGTGGTTCACGCCTCAGTGCCGAGACTCTTCCTCTTTGACCCGCAGGAGGTGCAAGCTGAAAATGCTGGACCTACGGGTCATGCCTTTGAAGTTGTGGAAGACGTTGCCCGTGTTCAGGGCTGAAGGCTGGAGTGAGAGGCAGGAAGCGGTGGGCCCTTCGGGAGCGGAGGTGGAGCAGCCCGTGAAAGTGGTGATAGACCTGGTCCTCAGGGAAAGGTTGCTGGAACCCTTTGAGTCCTTCCTCGTCCAGTGGGTGGAGCAGAGGAAAGGGCTGGTGAGGCTGTGCTGTGGCCAGCTGCAGATCTGGTCTATGTCCCTTTACTACCACAGGAAGGTCTTAGAGCTGTTGGCTCTGGACTCTACCCAGGAGCTGTGCGTGTATTGCATCAGTAACCCTGTCTGCCTGCTTAACTTCTCCCCTTACCTGGGCCGCATGAGGAACCTGCGCAGCCTGGTTCTCTCTCACTTCTGGCAGGCTTTCTCTATGACCCCGGTGTGGAAGCAGCAGGTCATTACCCAGTTCACGTCACAGTTCCTCAAGCTGGAACGCCTCCAGAACCTCTGTCTGGATACTGTCGTCTTCCTAGAGGGTCACCTGGATGAGTTGTTCTGGTAAGGAGGCCTGGTCAGATATCTGGTCAGAGTTGCCCATCAGATGAAAGCAAAAGCCTCCTTAGTGGGCACGCGCCCTCTGCAGCCACCGGTGGATTGGCGTTGCCAAGGTGTTAGAATGGCAGGGCATTGTTTTGTGTCTGTAGTCCCGGAGGCTGATGCTCACTCACATAGGGGACACACTGGGGTTGTTGGACTGGaatagggggtgggtggggggtgtagGATGATAGGAAGCCTTCTCAGGAGTCAGATTGAGCAAGAATAGCTTCTGagcccagcacccgggaggcagaggcacatgggtcgctgtgagttcgaggccagcctggtctacaaagtgagtctaggatagccaaggctacacagagaccctgtcttgaaaaaccaaaaccaaccaaccaaccaaacaaaagaggttttgatttctctctcttttagcAAGTGTCTAAGGGAAACTGGAAAAGGTaatgggcgggggagggggggtgcgtGTCTGCATGATCCCCGCTGCGCCctgttctgcttgcctctgcctcccaagtgtggggattaaaggcgtgcgccatcactgcatATGCATTTTaattctagaacttgggaggctgaggcaggcagaactctgggagttgacggccagcctggtctacagagggagttccaggatagccagagtgacagagaaaccctgtctagaaaacaaaacaagggtgAAACCTGGCCTCTGGTGCAACATGCTGGATGAACTCCAAGCCTCATTCTGTGGATCTGGCAGAAGGAAATGGTAGCTATGCTGTTGTAGAGTACAGATTGGTGCCTTGTCCATGGCTAGATCCTGGAAACACTGACGGTATCCGGCACACAGGAGCCGGAAGTGACCTGTAACTGGCTTCTGTCCATGCTGACAGTATACGCTCCTTAACtgggcgcttgctgccaagcctaaggacctgagttctcttcctggaacccacatggcagaaggacagaaccagctcctgccacttgtcctctgccctccccacaaacatgtgtgtgcatgtgtgttgatcCCAGGGTG from Acomys russatus chromosome 29, mAcoRus1.1, whole genome shotgun sequence encodes the following:
- the LOC127211420 gene encoding preferentially expressed antigen in melanoma-like protein 1 is translated as MSLPSPPALQELAENSLLKEQALAISALDEIPSLFFPSLFRKACRRGCVGLVKAMMKAWPFPCLPLGAMIRRKAPYRRTLEIVLHGLDALLFQKVPHRRCKLKMLDLRVMPLKLWKTLPVFRAEGWSERQEAVGPSGAEVEQPVKVVIDLVLRERLLEPFESFLVQWVEQRKGLVRLCCGQLQIWSMSLYYHRKVLELLALDSTQELCVYCISNPVCLLNFSPYLGRMRNLRSLVLSHFWQAFSMTPVWKQQVITQFTSQFLKLERLQNLCLDTVVFLEGHLDELFWWLKTPLETLSVIDCNLSKSDWNHICEFPCTSQLKHLNLKCVKLTRLSPEPLRVLLLKCASTLMTLDLESCQMTDSQLSAILPALRCCTRLTQFNLHGNRISLPVLKELAVNIISLTSQQARTCFISSCDHRSGLDLEVISQPYVEFV